A region of the Bacteroidales bacterium genome:
TCAGGAAGGACACGATATCATTGTCGATCATTGCTCTGCCAGTTGGAGCACTGACGAAGTACTCTCTGCTTCCACAGCCGAACCTGAGCTAACCAATATAACTGTTCAGTGGTGTTTTATAAGCGAAGGCTTGAATCCGGAAAATCACAGCTTTGGATCACTCATTCGGGGGACCGGCGGAGCCAGGTACAGTTACCATCACAATCTCTATGCACACAATCGGGGAAGAAATCCCCGCCCCGGCAATTACGACCGCAATCCCTACGACGAAGACCCGGATGGCCTACTGCTCGATTTTTGGAATAATGTAATCTACAACTGGAGTGGCGGACATGCAGGTTACAATGCTGACTCCAAAAGCATTACCAGAATGAACTACATAGGCAACTTTTTAATCTCCGGTCCCAATTCCGAAAATACCGGCATTGCCTACTCGACCGGTTCGCCGTTCAATAAAGCCTATTTTCATGACAATTATTATGACTATGAAAAACCGGAAAACCAGTGGGATTTGGTAGGGTTTGACGAAGACTGGAGTCAGCAGCAGATTGAAGCATATAAACAAAACCAGCCTTTCCCCGCAGGCTCTATTGAAACCGATAAGCCCTTGGAAGCATTTAAAAGGGTTCTGGCTCACGGGGGATCTTGCTTACCTGATCGTGATGCCGTTGACGCACGAGTGGTCAATGATGTCCGAAACCGTACGGGGGCAATCATCGATAGCCAAAACGAAGTGGGTGGCTGGCCGGAACTAGAAAGTGCGCCCGCTCCTGCCGATAGCGACCATGATGGCATCCCCGATGAATGGGAAATGAAGAATGGTCTTGATCCTAATGATCCTTCTGATAGGAATAAGATTGCTGAGGATGGGTATACCATGCTGGAAAAATATCTAAACACTCTTGTTGAATAAAGTATAAAATCTACGAAGAAAGAGCATTTGCAGAAAAATACCTTTAATTCGAAAACTTTATACATATCATTTATGATGCGAAAATGTTATCTATTGTTTTTAGTGCTTGTACCTTTTATATTTCTTACTGCCAAGTCAGCAATAGGTCAAGGTACAGAGAATTTAACTTCAACGGATCAATCCGTTAATGCTGATATGCAGAACGAAGCAATCAGGCCCTACAGCGAAAATCCCTGGTATTGGGAATATCATGGTGAACCCATTCTTTTACGCGGAGGAAGTGATGATGACAACCTGTTCCAATGGACGGGTAAGAAGTTAACGGATCATCTCGACCTGCTCACCTCGGTAGGTGGTAATTATGTACGCAATACCATGTCCAATCGCGATGAAGGGGATGCTTCCCCCTTTGAGAAAAATAGCAATGGAAAGTTTAACCTGGATCA
Encoded here:
- a CDS encoding pectate lyase, coding for MKKIFFGLIVILFGGFNNYAQQIAFPGAEGYGKYAKGGRGGTVYEVTNLNDAGPGSLRAAVEASGSRAVVFRISGTIKLRSDLEISNPYITIAGQTAPGDGICIRDQPLEIQTHDVVIRYIRSRLGDQSDGGDAISIQEGHDIIVDHCSASWSTDEVLSASTAEPELTNITVQWCFISEGLNPENHSFGSLIRGTGGARYSYHHNLYAHNRGRNPRPGNYDRNPYDEDPDGLLLDFWNNVIYNWSGGHAGYNADSKSITRMNYIGNFLISGPNSENTGIAYSTGSPFNKAYFHDNYYDYEKPENQWDLVGFDEDWSQQQIEAYKQNQPFPAGSIETDKPLEAFKRVLAHGGSCLPDRDAVDARVVNDVRNRTGAIIDSQNEVGGWPELESAPAPADSDHDGIPDEWEMKNGLDPNDPSDRNKIAEDGYTMLEKYLNTLVE